One genomic region from Clostridium saccharobutylicum DSM 13864 encodes:
- a CDS encoding proline--tRNA ligase, protein MKMSNMLISTLREVPAEAEIDSHKLMLRAGMMRKMAAGVYNYMPLGLKVLKKVEDIVREEMNAAGAQEFLASAMIPAELWQESGRWDAYGAEMFRVKDRGDRDFCLGPTHEEVFTDIARNEIKSYKQLPLNLYQIQTKYRDERRPRFGVMRSREFVMKDAYSFDKDQEGLDIAYDKMHDAYVNIFNKCGLDAKCVAADSGAIGGSNSAEFMVKSEVGEDDVVFCTECDYAANIEKAYSAPEKEEKQDFKELRKIETPNIKTIEDLVNFFKTTEKRFAKTIIFNADGKIVAVMVRGDREINEVKISNAIGEVMNLELASAEEVKKATGADIGFAGPIGIKVDILLVDEEVANMYNFIVGANETGYHIENVNYGRDFEGIVGDYRNVTEGEKCPHCGGKVTIARGTEVGHIFKLGTKYSEAMNANFIDEDGKEKPFIMGCYGIGVTRTVASIIEQHHDENGIVWPLSVAPYHISVIPVNVKDEEQVKVANKLYEELIGMGVEALLDDRNERVGVKFKDSELMGIPMRVTVGKKIVDGEVEFKLRTHEMEVVKISDVCDIVKNEFHKNNLKLR, encoded by the coding sequence ATGAAAATGTCTAATATGTTAATCTCTACGTTAAGAGAAGTACCAGCAGAAGCAGAAATTGATAGTCATAAGCTTATGCTAAGAGCTGGGATGATGAGAAAGATGGCAGCTGGAGTATATAACTATATGCCATTGGGGTTAAAAGTTTTAAAAAAAGTTGAAGATATAGTAAGAGAAGAAATGAATGCAGCAGGTGCTCAAGAATTTTTAGCTTCAGCTATGATTCCAGCAGAACTATGGCAAGAATCAGGCAGATGGGATGCATATGGAGCAGAGATGTTTAGAGTAAAGGATAGAGGTGATAGAGATTTCTGTCTAGGACCTACTCATGAAGAAGTTTTTACTGATATAGCGAGAAATGAAATAAAATCATATAAGCAATTACCATTAAATCTATATCAAATTCAAACTAAGTATAGAGATGAACGTAGACCAAGATTTGGAGTTATGAGATCTAGAGAATTTGTTATGAAAGATGCATATAGCTTTGATAAAGATCAAGAAGGATTAGATATAGCTTACGATAAAATGCATGATGCATATGTAAATATATTTAATAAATGTGGATTAGATGCTAAGTGTGTTGCAGCAGATTCGGGTGCCATTGGAGGCTCTAATTCAGCTGAGTTTATGGTTAAATCAGAAGTTGGAGAAGATGATGTAGTATTCTGTACTGAATGTGATTATGCAGCAAACATTGAAAAGGCTTATTCAGCACCAGAAAAAGAAGAAAAACAAGATTTTAAAGAATTAAGAAAAATTGAAACACCAAATATAAAAACTATTGAGGATTTAGTTAACTTCTTTAAAACTACTGAAAAAAGATTTGCGAAAACTATTATATTTAATGCAGATGGAAAGATAGTAGCAGTAATGGTTAGAGGAGATCGTGAAATTAACGAAGTTAAGATAAGCAATGCAATAGGCGAGGTTATGAATTTAGAGCTTGCTAGTGCAGAAGAAGTGAAAAAAGCTACTGGTGCTGATATTGGATTTGCAGGTCCAATAGGAATAAAAGTTGATATACTATTAGTAGATGAGGAAGTTGCTAATATGTATAATTTTATTGTTGGAGCTAATGAAACAGGATATCATATTGAAAATGTAAACTACGGAAGAGATTTTGAAGGAATTGTTGGAGATTATAGAAATGTAACTGAAGGAGAAAAGTGTCCGCATTGTGGAGGAAAAGTCACTATTGCAAGAGGAACAGAAGTTGGACATATATTTAAACTTGGAACAAAATATTCAGAAGCTATGAATGCAAACTTTATTGATGAGGATGGAAAGGAAAAACCATTTATAATGGGATGTTATGGTATTGGAGTTACAAGAACAGTAGCATCAATAATTGAGCAACATCATGATGAAAATGGAATTGTATGGCCATTATCAGTTGCTCCATATCATATTTCAGTTATTCCTGTAAATGTTAAAGATGAGGAACAAGTTAAAGTTGCTAATAAACTATATGAAGAATTAATAGGTATGGGTGTAGAAGCACTTTTAGATGATAGAAATGAAAGAGTTGGGGTCAAGTTCAAAGATTCAGAATTGATGGGAATACCAATGAGAGTAACTGTTGGTAAGAAAATTGTTGATGGTGAAGTTGAATTTAAGCTTAGAACTCATGAAATGGAAGTAGTTAAAATAAGCGATGTTTGTGATATTGTTAAAAATGAATTTCACAAGAACAATTTAAAATTAAGATAA
- the cysS gene encoding cysteine--tRNA ligase has product MKIYNTLTRKKEEFVPIVPGEVKMYVCGPTVYNFFHIGNGRTFIIFDTVRRYLEYRGYKVKFIQNFTDIDDKMINKANSEGITVKELGDKYIKEYYQDADALQIERATVNPRATEYIGDIIKFVDDLIKAGFAYEVDGDVYFSTKKFKTYGKLAGQNLEDLQAGARINIDERKNDPMDFAVWKAQKPGEPAWESPWGLGRPGWHIECSCMAKKILGDTIDIHAGGMDLKFPHHENEIAQSEAVTGKPFANYWMHAAFVNVDNKKMSKSLNNFFTAREILEEYDSDAIRFLMLSGHYRIQINFTKELLDSAKASIERLYNCINNLENLISEVKIKDISEDEKLYLKSLDKYRDKFIEKMDDDFNTADAISVLFDLSKDINNNINIDSSKELCEGAVELIRELGMSLGILQKHQEKNLETEIQELIDKRQQARKDRDFALADKIRDDLKARNIILEDTPQGVRWKKVD; this is encoded by the coding sequence ATGAAAATATATAATACCTTAACTAGAAAAAAAGAAGAATTTGTGCCTATTGTTCCAGGCGAAGTTAAAATGTATGTTTGTGGACCAACTGTGTATAACTTTTTTCACATAGGTAACGGAAGAACATTTATTATATTTGATACTGTTAGAAGATATTTAGAATACAGAGGATACAAAGTCAAATTTATACAAAACTTTACAGATATAGATGATAAAATGATTAATAAAGCAAATTCAGAGGGGATTACTGTAAAAGAACTTGGTGATAAATATATTAAAGAATATTATCAAGATGCAGATGCTCTTCAAATAGAAAGAGCTACTGTTAATCCTAGAGCAACTGAGTATATAGGCGATATAATAAAATTTGTCGATGATTTAATTAAAGCAGGTTTTGCTTATGAAGTAGATGGTGATGTATATTTCAGTACTAAGAAATTTAAGACTTATGGTAAGCTTGCAGGACAAAATCTAGAAGATTTGCAAGCTGGAGCTAGAATTAATATTGATGAGAGAAAAAATGATCCAATGGACTTTGCTGTTTGGAAAGCTCAAAAGCCAGGTGAACCTGCATGGGAAAGTCCTTGGGGACTTGGAAGACCGGGCTGGCATATTGAATGTTCATGCATGGCTAAGAAAATATTAGGTGATACAATTGACATACATGCTGGTGGAATGGATTTGAAATTTCCACATCATGAAAATGAAATAGCTCAAAGTGAAGCAGTAACAGGAAAACCATTTGCAAACTATTGGATGCATGCAGCATTTGTTAATGTAGATAATAAAAAAATGTCAAAATCATTAAATAATTTTTTCACAGCAAGAGAAATACTTGAAGAATATGATTCGGATGCGATAAGATTTTTAATGTTATCAGGACATTATAGGATTCAAATTAATTTTACAAAAGAACTTTTAGATTCAGCTAAAGCATCTATTGAAAGATTATATAATTGCATAAATAATCTTGAGAATCTGATAAGCGAAGTTAAAATAAAAGATATTAGTGAAGATGAAAAGTTATATCTAAAATCTTTAGATAAGTACAGAGATAAATTTATTGAAAAAATGGATGATGATTTCAATACAGCAGATGCAATTTCAGTATTGTTTGACTTAAGTAAGGATATTAATAATAATATTAATATAGATTCATCGAAGGAATTATGCGAAGGTGCAGTAGAGTTAATCAGAGAATTAGGAATGTCACTTGGAATTCTTCAAAAACACCAAGAAAAGAATTTAGAAACTGAAATTCAAGAACTTATTGATAAAAGACAACAAGCAAGAAAAGACAGAGATTTTGCTCTAGCAGATAAAATTAGAGATGACTTAAAAGCTAGAAATATTATATTAGAAGATACACCACAAGGGGTTAGATGGAAAAAAGTTGATTAA
- the rlmB gene encoding 23S rRNA (guanosine(2251)-2'-O)-methyltransferase RlmB has protein sequence MQEKIKKNNSKVKLKNEENKTYERNKKNKKSYNLKVNNVAEVSRNKENSQVEEREDIVIGRNAVIEALKGEGTIETLYISNGNLEGSIKTIVGLAKEKRVIIREVDRRKLDSMCNGEVHQGVIAKITPYKYSQVSDILELAEKRGESPFIVILDEVEDPHNLGSIIRTAELFGVHGIIIPKRRSASVTSTVYKSSVGAVEHVKIAKVTNLNAIIEELKESGIWVYGADIRAEEYSYQVDFSGPCALIIGNEGRGISKLTVQKCDKLIKIPMVGKINSLNASVAGGIMMYEVLKGRLK, from the coding sequence ATGCAAGAAAAAATAAAGAAAAATAATTCTAAAGTTAAATTGAAGAATGAAGAAAATAAAACTTATGAAAGAAATAAAAAAAATAAAAAGAGTTATAATTTAAAAGTAAATAACGTTGCAGAAGTAAGCAGAAATAAAGAAAATAGTCAAGTAGAAGAAAGAGAAGATATAGTAATAGGCAGAAATGCAGTAATTGAAGCGTTAAAAGGTGAAGGAACAATTGAAACGTTATATATATCCAATGGTAATCTTGAAGGTTCAATAAAAACTATAGTTGGGTTAGCAAAAGAAAAAAGAGTAATAATAAGAGAAGTTGATAGGAGAAAGTTAGATTCTATGTGTAATGGTGAAGTACATCAAGGTGTAATAGCAAAGATAACACCATATAAGTATTCGCAAGTATCAGATATATTAGAACTCGCAGAAAAAAGAGGTGAATCACCTTTTATTGTTATATTAGATGAAGTAGAAGATCCACATAATTTAGGCTCTATAATAAGAACAGCAGAGTTGTTTGGTGTACATGGAATAATAATTCCTAAGAGAAGGAGTGCATCAGTAACTTCAACTGTATATAAATCTTCAGTGGGAGCTGTAGAACATGTTAAAATTGCAAAAGTTACAAATTTAAATGCGATAATAGAAGAGTTGAAAGAAAGTGGGATTTGGGTTTATGGAGCAGATATAAGAGCAGAAGAATACAGCTATCAAGTAGATTTTAGTGGCCCATGTGCACTTATAATTGGTAATGAAGGAAGAGGTATTTCAAAACTAACAGTACAAAAGTGTGATAAACTAATAAAAATACCAATGGTGGGAAAGATTAATTCTTTAAATGCTTCAGTTGCTGGTGGTATAATGATGTATGAGGTTTTAAAAGGGCGCTTAAAATAG
- the ispD gene encoding 2-C-methyl-D-erythritol 4-phosphate cytidylyltransferase, with protein sequence MVSAIVLAGGRGKRMGAVQSKQYIDLNGKPILYYTLKQFIDNNLIDKIFLVVPEDELEYCKIEVLNKYKLSVDELIIGGKERQDSVYNALVKAAGTDIILIHDGARPFVSQRIINDAVKYAKIYKATAPGVVPKDTIKVKNEDNFSIHTPARSNLMAVQTPQAFDYDMIYECHKKIRQKGIEVTDDTMVVELFNNKVYLYDGEYTNIKITTPEDLILAEYLVKK encoded by the coding sequence ATGGTTAGTGCGATAGTATTAGCTGGAGGAAGAGGTAAAAGAATGGGCGCTGTTCAAAGTAAACAATATATAGATTTGAATGGCAAGCCCATTCTTTATTACACTCTTAAACAGTTTATAGATAATAATTTGATTGATAAGATTTTTTTAGTTGTACCAGAAGACGAACTGGAATATTGCAAAATTGAAGTTTTAAACAAATATAAATTGTCAGTTGATGAATTAATTATCGGAGGAAAAGAAAGACAAGATTCTGTATATAATGCATTAGTTAAAGCAGCAGGAACAGATATAATATTGATCCATGACGGAGCTAGACCATTTGTATCTCAGAGAATAATAAATGATGCTGTTAAATATGCTAAAATTTACAAGGCTACAGCACCGGGAGTTGTACCAAAGGATACTATAAAGGTTAAGAATGAAGATAATTTTTCAATACATACACCAGCTAGAAGTAATCTTATGGCAGTTCAAACACCACAAGCTTTTGATTATGATATGATATATGAATGTCATAAAAAAATTAGGCAAAAGGGTATTGAAGTTACTGATGATACAATGGTAGTAGAACTTTTTAATAATAAAGTTTATCTTTATGATGGAGAATATACTAATATTAAAATAACAACGCCAGAGGATTTGATTTTAGCAGAATATTTAGTCAAAAAATAG
- a CDS encoding Mini-ribonuclease 3: MLDDFRIREFTKNEARMLNPLQLALVGDGVFEVFIRDYILTENMALSANKIHIKAIKYVKAKSQAYIMHQIEEILTEEEMAVYKRGRNAKSATVPKNADVRDYRMATGFEALVGYLYLIGDKERLELIFNKSIEVIK, encoded by the coding sequence ATGTTAGATGATTTTAGAATAAGAGAATTTACTAAAAATGAAGCTAGGATGTTAAATCCACTCCAATTGGCATTAGTAGGGGATGGAGTATTTGAGGTTTTTATTAGAGATTACATATTAACGGAAAATATGGCATTATCGGCAAATAAAATTCATATTAAAGCAATCAAATATGTTAAAGCAAAAAGTCAAGCGTATATAATGCACCAAATTGAAGAAATCTTGACGGAAGAAGAAATGGCAGTGTATAAAAGAGGGAGAAATGCTAAGTCAGCTACAGTACCCAAGAATGCAGATGTTAGGGATTATAGAATGGCAACTGGATTTGAAGCATTAGTCGGATATTTATATTTAATTGGAGATAAGGAAAGATTAGAATTAATTTTTAATAAAAGTATAGAGGTCATAAAATAA